A stretch of DNA from Acidobacteriota bacterium:
TTCGGCTGGGAACTGAGCAGCGTGGCAGGTCACAAACGGGTGCATCACGGCGGCTCGCTTCCGGGTTTTCGCGCCCAGTTCTCGCGCTTCATCGACGATAAATTATCCGTCGTCGTCTTGACCAACGCCGATAACGCCAACCCCAATTTAATTTCCCTTGGCATCGCGGCGCTTTACATACCGGGGTTGATTCCAGAGCGCACCGGCGCCAGGATAGCCCCCAAAATCCTTGATACCTATATCGGGCAATATCAAACATCCATCGGGGGTCCTCACGATTACTCGCGAAGGCGACAAGTTGCTGATGCAACAAGGCGCAAACCTCGATAAACGAAACTTGCTGCCGGAAAGCCCGAGCAATTTTTTATCAATGAAAATCGTCGCCTGACCTATAGCTTCGTCAAAGACGATACCGGACAAGTCGCCTTTCCGGTGATTCAGTTGGAAGGCAGAGAAACCGGCAGAGCGAAGAAAATCAAGTGAGCCGGTAAACCTTTGCAGAGCGGCATAATCAATTGTTCGGCTGCGACCTCAATTTGCCTCTTGCTTTTCGTTCAGTGGAGTCTGAGCAATCGACTCGGCGTTAGACGATTCACTTGCGGCAGGGGTATTGTGTAATCATGCGAGAGATTGTTACACAGATTGAAATCAACGCGCCCGCTCAGCGGGTCTGGCAAATACTTTTAGATTTTGACCGCTATCCGCAATGGAACCCCTTCATCAAAAATATCTCAGGAGAGGCGAAAGCAGGAGGCAGACTGAACGTGCGGATTCACCCGCCGAATTCACGCGCCATGACCTTCAAACCGACGGTGCTCAAAGCTGAGCCTGACCGGGAGTTGCGATGGTTGGGACGATTGCTGATTCCCGGATTATTTGACGGCGAACATCGCTTCGTCATCGAACCGATTGATGAAAATAGAGTTTTTTTCACCCATGCAGAGCGCTTCAATGGATTGTTGGTTCCGCTGCTATGGAAAAGTTTAGATACCCAGACCAGAGAAGGCTTCATGCAGATGAATGCGGCTTTGAAAAAGCTCGCAGAAAGCTAGCCGCTCAATACAACTGAGCGGCTGGCATACGCCTCAGCCGCCTAAGCGAGATTCATTACCCTGGTCATCAGCGTTTATGCTTTCGATTGCTCAAACCTTCGTTTCAATGTAAAAGGAAAACAAAAATGAAAATTTGTGCGGCACAGATGAGACCCGTAAAAGGTGACATTCAAACCAATATCGAACACCACAAAAAATTCATCGATCTCGCCCTTTCAAATGGCGCGGAGGTGATTATTTTCCCTGAACTCTCAATAACCGGATACGAACCGACGCTTGCCAAAGCCCTGGCAACGCTCCCTGATGACCCGCGCTTCGATGATTTCCAAAACCTCAGCAACACCCAACACCTCACCATTGCCATCGGGGTGCCGACAAAAAATCATAACGGCATCTGCATCAGTCTGGTCGTCTTTCAACCCCACCAGCCAGGACAAACCTATTCAAAAAAATACCTGCATGTCGATGAAGAACCGTTTTTTGTCAGCGGACAAAACTCAATGGATTTAATCGGCAACCAAAGCAATATCGCCTTTGCCATCTGTTATGAAATTTCGGTGCCGGAACACGCTGAGAATGCCTATAAAAACGGCGCGGAAATTTATCTTGCCAGTGTAGCGAAAACTGCTGAGGGTGTTGAAAAAGCTTTAACAAGTTTGCCTGACATTGCCGCGAAATATTCGATGACCGTAATGATGGCAAACTCGGTCGGGCATTGCGATAACTTTGAATGCGCAGGAACCAGCGCCGCCTGGAATAATCAAGGCAGGTTGCTCGCCCAACTGAACGACAGCGATGAAGGAATCATCATTCTCGACACCGATACACAGGAAGTCATCACCAGGACAATTTAAAAAAACCGGGAAAGCGACAACCAGCAAAATGATTATGAATATCCGTCTGACGCCTCAAGCCAGCACTCGACCAACTCAATGAAAAGAGGCGCGGCTTTGCAAAACATTAAGGAGAAAATTGCATGAACGTGAAAGCTTATCTTGAACGCATCAACTATAAAGGTTCGCTGGTTCCGACTGCCGAAACCTTACGCGACTTGCAGGTGGCGCATCTGCTCACGGTGCCCTTTGAAAATCTGAGCATTCACACAGGGCAGCCGATTGTGCTTGAAGATGCAGCGTTATTCGCCAAAATCGTCGAAGGTCGGCGCGGCGGCTTCTGCTATGAAGCCAACGGGCTGTTTGCCGCTTTGTTGCGGGCGCTCGGCTTCGAGGTGGCAATGCTCTCAGCCGGAGTTGCCAATCAACAGGGCGGTTTCGGACCGGAATTTGACCATATGACGCTGCTGGTTACTTTAGAGCAACGTTGGCTGGTTGATGTCGGCTTTGGCGATTCATTTCGTGAGCCGTTATTGTTTGATGAATCAGGCGAACAGGTGCAGGGGCGTCGCGCCTATCGTATCCTTCCAGATGACACCCACTTCATTCTCAGGCAACGAATCGAAGATGAAGAATGGAAACCGCAACATCGTTTCAGTTTGCAGCCTCATCATTTCGGTGATTACGCGGCGATGTGTCACTATCATCAGACCTCGCCGGATTCGCATTTTACGCAGGGGAGAATCTGCACGCTGGCAACTCCCGATGGTCGTGTGACGCTGAGCGAAATGCGCTTGATTCAAACTTCACTGACCGGCGAGCGACAAGAGCGAACCTTAGAGAATGAAGATGAATATGCGCGCATGTTGCATGAACATTTTGGCATCGATTATCGGCAACTGTTGCAAAAATAGGTTCACCAATCTTGAGGTGAATCACCCATTCCAGATGAAGCGCAATGCCCTATCGTATGCCATTTGTATTGCTGCGACCCTCTTTCAAAATCGCCCGTATCGGCAGGTCAATTGCAATAAGCTATTTTGCGACCCGAAAGAACAAGGCTTTTAGCAGAGCGATGATGATGCTTACCGCAATGAGCGCAACCACTACTCCGGCGACGGTTATGACCACCGGGGTCAAATCCGGTTCCTGGTCAATCAAACCCGGCGGAGTGGTTCTTTCGCCATCCATCGGCAGACTGGATTCTGCAACCCTGACACTGTCGTTTAGTTGAGCGCTTAATCCGCTATAGCGATTGGTCACAGTCACGGCGATTGAATGCGAACCTCTGGTGTTAAAAGCCCAATCCAACGTCGGCGCATCATAGACTGAATAGCCGTCTGCCTGAACCACCGGTTGTCCGTCGATAAACCAGTTGTAACTGAGCGGCGCATTCGGGTCGCTGGTATCGCTGGCTTCAACCTGATAGCGCACCGTCTCATTGATGTTCGGTGATTGCGACGATTTGATAATCCGACCGGCGAGGGTTGCCGGTTCAGATGGGTATCTCGGTGGTTCCGAAGGTTGATAAGGTTCCGAAGGTTGGCTGGGCGGTTGCGTCGGTTGCGCAGGCGCATAGGGATTCGAGGGTTGCGCAGGCATTGAATAACAGGCACTGGTAGACCACGCCTGCAAACCTTGACGTTCCAGATTGCAGGCGAGATTCGCGGCTTCACTGCTGGAAGCAAATCCCCAGGTTTGCAAAATCACGATATCAGCGTTAGAAACATTTCGGTCTCTGAGGACACGTCGGTCATAACGTATGACGTTTTTCAGATAGGCTTGCGCATCCGGCGAATTCAGATTCGAGGTATCAAAATCTCTAAAGTGGTAATACCTTGTACCAAACACCTCAAAAGCGACAACCACGTATGACCCCCACGATACGTTGATAAGCTGGTTTTCTGCGGCAATCGGCGAAGCCTTTGAATGTTGAAGGGGTTCCCCGCTACCAATAAACAGGAGGGGAATGAACAAAGTCATGAATGAAATTTTCAGGCGATTCATGTTGCACCTCCTGACGTCGCCTGAGCGCGGCGTCCTGATCGAATAGCTTCGATCAGAGGAATCGAAATTGAACAACTTATTTGCCGAACGACACGCTTGTTTCAATCACCTCAACGGCTTTCAAGTTAGTCAAAATCGATCCGTCATAAATTGGATACACTGGTAAGTTGCAATGAAACTTATGATTAAAAACGCAATTAGGGTGCCATTCAAAATCGTCGTCGCTAGCGCGAAAAGGGATTAAGAAAGTTGATTTGTAACCAAAAATCCCCACGCGCCTGCGTCAAATCCCCCAGAAATTTTGCGAGGATTACCCGGAGAGGTTCAAGCGATTTGGCTTTCTGGTACAATCGCGCCATGATTGATGCCCAGTTTTTACCAACGATTACCGCAAACCGCTTAACCTTGCGGGCGCTTGATGAACGCGATATTCCGGCGTTGTTTACCATCTTTTCGCAGGCAGAGGTGATGCGCTATTGGAGTTCACCACCAATGCGCGAACTGGCTGATGCCGAAGCCCTGTTGCAAGACATAGGCGCAGGCTTTCAACAAAAGACGCTTTTCCAATGGGGCGTGGCGCTAACCAGTACCCATCAGGTCATTGGCACCTGCACGCTATTTCATCTCGACAGCAAAAATCGTCGCGCTGAAATCGGTTACGCCCTGGCGCGTGAGCAATGGGGAAAGGGCATCATGCAGGAGGCGCTCACGGCGCTTGTGGATTTCGCTTTCAATTCACTTGACCTTCATCGCATCGAAGCCGACGTTGACCCGCGCAACCATAAATCGCTTCGCCTGCTTGAACGGTTGGGCTTCATAAAAGAAGGCTTGTTGCGTGAACGCTGGCTGGTCGGCGGTGAAGTGCAGGATTCAATGATGCTCGGATTACTGCGCCGTGAGTGGAAGTCTGGTCAATGACTTGAAGCATACCTATCGCCTTGCTCTCAAAACCATCCTGACATATAAATTGTCAAACACTCGAATAGCCAAAACTGCGATTCGGAAGTTCGGAACCGGCGGGTTGACTGAGTACAAATACATAAGCAGTAAACGATTTCTGATTGAGGGAACCAATGTCTCCAAACTTTTATTTAAATCTGTCCTGGATTCGTGTAGGTGGAATCTGCGGTATTCTGAGCGTCGCCATGTATCTGGCGGCAGCATTTATCCCGCTGCCGGATACGCTCAGTTATGCGGCGGCGTTTGCCTTTGGTCCGTTATTGTCCGTTGGCGCAATCGGGCTTTATCACAGCCTCGCGCTTAGGCGGCGCAATCCGTTGATTCAGATAGCTGCCATCTTCGGGGTTGGCGCAGGCTTCACGGTGCTCATTATGCTGACGACCCAACAAGCCATCTTTGCAATGATGAAGACGGCAATCGAACAAGCCGGCGATGCGGCAGCAGCCGACACCTATCGAAAGATCGAACAAGGATTGAACACCGTGCATCTCGGAATTGACATCGCCTGGGATGTGCTGATTTCCGTCGCCGTCATCCTTTTCGGCATTGCCATGTTAAACCATCCCAAGTTCGGCAAAGTGATGGGTGGGCTGGGGATTGTTTTCGGCAGTCTGCTCCTGGTATTCAATATCTGGTACTTCCCTACCCCACCAGCCAGCGCCCGTTCAATAGATTGGGGTCCGTTTGTCGCGCTCTGGTTACTGACCTCATTCATTCTTCTCTTACGTTCATTAAAATGGGCAAAAACGCAGCAACCCGAAGAACCGGTCACCATTCAAGGGTGATTCGAGTTTCATTCGGTTCTCACCAGATGGACTGAATAGATGTGCGGTATCGCCTCGCTATTAAACCATGCTTTGATTCAGAAAATTGACAAAGGTCACTTGGGTCATTAGATTCACCTTGAGGTAAAAGCGGGTGATATCGGAAACCATTTCTCATTACAAGGTTCTTGAAAAACTCGGCGAAGGTGGAATGGGCGAGGTCTATTTAGCCGAAGATACGCGGCTCGGTCGACAGGTCGCTTTAAAATTCCTGCCTGCTTCTTTTCAATATGACCCCGAACGCCGGTCGCGTTTTTTACGTGAAGCCCGCGCCGCTTCCGCATTGCGCTCACCTTACGTTGCCGCAATTTATGACATCGGCGAACACGATGACAGGCAGTTTATCGCCATGGAATATGTCGAAGGACAATTGATTTCAAAGAAAATCGAAAGCGGCAACCTTTCCATCCACCAAGCCATTGACATCGCCGCGCAGATTGCCGAAGCCCTCGACGAAGCCCACAACCTCGGCATCATTCACCGCGACATCAAATGCGCCAACATCATCGTCACCGAACGCGGCATCACCAAGGTTCTGGATTTTGGGCTGGCAAAGGTTCTCAGCCAGATTGATGAAAGCGAACTCGATGAAAACCGCACCTTGATTTTTGGCAAAGAGACCTCGCCCGGCGTCGTGCTCGGCACCGTGGCTTATATGTCGCCCGAACAGGCGCGGGGTTTGGCGCTTGACGGGCGCAGCGATTTGTTCAGCCTCGGCGTAATGCTTTATGAAATGGTCACCGGTCGTAAACCGTTTTCCGGTGAAACCATCAGCGATTTAATCGTCGCGATTTTAGAGAGAGAGCCTGCGCCGTTGACCCACTATTCGGAAAATATTCCGCAGCCATTGCAATGGATTATCTCGAAAGCTCTGCGTAAACGTTGCGATGAACGTTATCAAACCGCCAGAGATTTCGCAGTTGATTTGAAGAATTTGAAGAAATCCCTGGAACTTGAAGATAGTGGCGCAAGGACATCCCAATTGGAGCGCCATAGCGGCGCAATCAATCATCGCACCGGTGAAATGGAAGCCCTCACCGTCAAGCTCAGTGAAGACAGTTTTCCAAGCGCGACGATGACGCCACCGAAAAGACGCTCGCGCAAAGCCATCAACTCGATTGCCATTTTGCCTTTGGTCAATGCCAGTAACGACCCCAACACCGAGTATCTGAGCGATGGCATCACCGAAACCTTGATTAACAATTTGTCGCGGCTGCCGAAACTGAAAGTGATGGCGCGTTCGACCACCTTTCGCTACAAAGGTCAAAACGTTGACCCGCTGCTGGTCGGCAATGAATTGAATGTTCGCGCCGTGCTCACCGGAAGAGTGTTGCAACTGGGCGAAAATCTCGTCATTGGCACGGAATTGGTTGACGCATCCGACGGCTCGCATCTCTGGGGCGAACAATACCAACGAAAACTTTCGGATATTTTCAAAGTGCAGGAAGAAATCTCGAATGAAATTCTCGACCAGTTGCGCCTCAAACTCGGCAGCAAAGAAAAGAAAGTGTCATTCAACTGCTGCACCGAAAGCACCCGCGCCTATGAGCTTTATTTGAAAGGACGCTTCCATTTCAATAAGTGGACCTATGAAGGCTTCAGTCACGCCATAGATTTTTTCCAACAGGCGATTGCCATCGATAAAAAATTTGCTCTGGCTTACTCAGGGCTTGCCGATAGCTATGGAACGCTCTGGTTTTTCAATCTGGCGAACTCCGATGAAGTAGTGAAAAAAGCCAGAGACTATACGCTGCGAGCCATCGAGTT
This window harbors:
- a CDS encoding SRPBCC domain-containing protein, whose amino-acid sequence is MREIVTQIEINAPAQRVWQILLDFDRYPQWNPFIKNISGEAKAGGRLNVRIHPPNSRAMTFKPTVLKAEPDRELRWLGRLLIPGLFDGEHRFVIEPIDENRVFFTHAERFNGLLVPLLWKSLDTQTREGFMQMNAALKKLAES
- a CDS encoding carbon-nitrogen hydrolase family protein, which codes for MKICAAQMRPVKGDIQTNIEHHKKFIDLALSNGAEVIIFPELSITGYEPTLAKALATLPDDPRFDDFQNLSNTQHLTIAIGVPTKNHNGICISLVVFQPHQPGQTYSKKYLHVDEEPFFVSGQNSMDLIGNQSNIAFAICYEISVPEHAENAYKNGAEIYLASVAKTAEGVEKALTSLPDIAAKYSMTVMMANSVGHCDNFECAGTSAAWNNQGRLLAQLNDSDEGIIILDTDTQEVITRTI
- a CDS encoding arylamine N-acetyltransferase — its product is MNVKAYLERINYKGSLVPTAETLRDLQVAHLLTVPFENLSIHTGQPIVLEDAALFAKIVEGRRGGFCYEANGLFAALLRALGFEVAMLSAGVANQQGGFGPEFDHMTLLVTLEQRWLVDVGFGDSFREPLLFDESGEQVQGRRAYRILPDDTHFILRQRIEDEEWKPQHRFSLQPHHFGDYAAMCHYHQTSPDSHFTQGRICTLATPDGRVTLSEMRLIQTSLTGERQERTLENEDEYARMLHEHFGIDYRQLLQK
- a CDS encoding GNAT family protein; the protein is MAFWYNRAMIDAQFLPTITANRLTLRALDERDIPALFTIFSQAEVMRYWSSPPMRELADAEALLQDIGAGFQQKTLFQWGVALTSTHQVIGTCTLFHLDSKNRRAEIGYALAREQWGKGIMQEALTALVDFAFNSLDLHRIEADVDPRNHKSLRLLERLGFIKEGLLRERWLVGGEVQDSMMLGLLRREWKSGQ
- a CDS encoding protein kinase, with translation MISETISHYKVLEKLGEGGMGEVYLAEDTRLGRQVALKFLPASFQYDPERRSRFLREARAASALRSPYVAAIYDIGEHDDRQFIAMEYVEGQLISKKIESGNLSIHQAIDIAAQIAEALDEAHNLGIIHRDIKCANIIVTERGITKVLDFGLAKVLSQIDESELDENRTLIFGKETSPGVVLGTVAYMSPEQARGLALDGRSDLFSLGVMLYEMVTGRKPFSGETISDLIVAILEREPAPLTHYSENIPQPLQWIISKALRKRCDERYQTARDFAVDLKNLKKSLELEDSGARTSQLERHSGAINHRTGEMEALTVKLSEDSFPSATMTPPKRRSRKAINSIAILPLVNASNDPNTEYLSDGITETLINNLSRLPKLKVMARSTTFRYKGQNVDPLLVGNELNVRAVLTGRVLQLGENLVIGTELVDASDGSHLWGEQYQRKLSDIFKVQEEISNEILDQLRLKLGSKEKKVSFNCCTESTRAYELYLKGRFHFNKWTYEGFSHAIDFFQQAIAIDKKFALAYSGLADSYGTLWFFNLANSDEVVKKARDYTLRAIELDDNLAEAHLSLANMQLFYEWDWLAAEKCYKRALALNPNSVQAHHAYAFYLLSAGRFDEAIAYAERSVELDPLTLINQCAVAGALTYAGKLDEALAFSKKILEFDEAFPMTYERLFLIYKLLGEYDKAVETILTVLPAWIPSREIAEELKTAYQQSGMKGFWQRWLDFATDGKSIPTAPLYYLVAGYAILGETERAFAWLETAYQSRQGFLAHLKVEPRLKVLNSDPRFAELIQRVGIP